In Caproiciproducens sp. NJN-50, the following are encoded in one genomic region:
- a CDS encoding TrkH family potassium uptake protein, whose product MNMKQWSTKRILAVGFAFMILMGGLLLSLPIASRDGAGISFLNAMFTSASATCVTGLVVCDTWTQFSLFGQAVILLLIQIGGLGFMTVAILFSLAVGRRIGLRERSLLAESVSAAQLGGVVRLVRRTLIGTAVFEGAGAVLLAVRFIPRFGLGRGIWFAVFHSVSAFCNAGFDLMGMQGPFSSLTHFFGDPLVVFTISALIITGGIGFVVWNDLIDSRFRPEKFNLHTRAVLISTLTLILAGTLLFLFLEQGGVLSKMNGEDRFLAAFFQSVTPRTAGFNTVDIASLSDGGKLVTMLLMFIGAAPGGTGGGIKVTTLVVMIAAVNSSLYSREDVSVWHFRLDSETLRRSFCGVAVYAALTFGGTLVLCAQGGTLADSAFECLSAIGTVGLSTIDTAALPSLSRAALILLMYAGRVGSLTVFLAVSRSNGSGKLKNPFGKIIVG is encoded by the coding sequence ATGAATATGAAACAATGGAGTACGAAGCGGATCCTTGCGGTCGGGTTCGCCTTTATGATCCTCATGGGAGGACTGCTGCTCAGCCTGCCGATTGCCAGCCGCGACGGCGCCGGAATTTCATTCCTGAACGCGATGTTCACCTCCGCCTCCGCCACCTGCGTGACAGGACTCGTGGTCTGTGATACATGGACGCAATTCTCCTTGTTTGGACAGGCTGTCATTTTGCTTCTCATCCAAATCGGAGGACTGGGATTTATGACCGTCGCCATCTTGTTCTCCCTCGCGGTCGGAAGGCGCATCGGACTGCGCGAACGTTCCTTGCTGGCGGAATCCGTCAGTGCCGCTCAACTCGGCGGAGTTGTGCGCCTGGTGCGGCGGACGCTGATCGGCACCGCCGTTTTCGAAGGCGCAGGGGCCGTTCTTCTGGCGGTGCGTTTTATTCCGCGGTTCGGCTTAGGACGCGGAATCTGGTTTGCCGTCTTTCATTCCGTCTCCGCGTTTTGCAACGCCGGATTTGACCTGATGGGAATGCAGGGACCTTTTTCTTCCCTGACGCACTTCTTTGGCGATCCTCTGGTGGTTTTTACCATCTCCGCGCTCATTATCACTGGCGGCATTGGTTTCGTCGTGTGGAATGACCTGATCGACAGCCGTTTCCGTCCGGAAAAATTCAACCTGCACACGCGCGCCGTTTTGATCTCTACGCTGACGCTGATCCTGGCGGGGACTCTTCTTTTTTTGTTTCTCGAACAGGGCGGGGTGCTTTCCAAAATGAATGGCGAGGACCGGTTTCTGGCCGCATTCTTTCAATCGGTCACACCGAGGACAGCCGGCTTCAACACAGTGGACATCGCATCGCTTTCCGACGGGGGAAAACTGGTTACAATGCTTCTGATGTTTATCGGGGCCGCACCCGGCGGCACCGGCGGAGGGATCAAAGTTACGACACTTGTCGTCATGATTGCAGCCGTGAACTCTTCGCTTTACAGCCGCGAGGACGTCTCTGTCTGGCATTTTCGGCTGGATTCCGAAACCCTGCGGCGTTCCTTTTGCGGCGTCGCGGTTTACGCGGCGCTGACATTCGGCGGGACCCTGGTGCTCTGCGCCCAGGGCGGGACGCTCGCCGACTCCGCTTTCGAATGCCTGTCCGCCATTGGAACTGTCGGACTTTCGACCATCGACACCGCGGCGCTTCCATCCTTGTCACGGGCCGCCCTCATTCTGTTGATGTACGCGGGGCGGGTCGGAAGTCTGACCGTCTTTTTGGCTGTTTCCAGGTCAAACGGAAGCGGAAAATTAAAAAATCCATTTGGCAAAATCATTGTGGGATAA
- a CDS encoding NAD-binding protein produces MTELLIISMLGIILLGYVIMSRIDHFIEKGGIVDSPQGRENQGVLVYGAPEAVSRIQKAGMNCRTLTDPIFPKDGLYSVFFILSGDDQINLVLCRAAKDFDPGIFVIARCNDPELSEIFEVAGANRLLRLDESVDSLLAELRGICK; encoded by the coding sequence ATGACAGAGCTGCTGATCATTTCAATGCTGGGAATTATTCTCCTCGGCTATGTCATCATGTCCCGGATCGACCATTTTATTGAAAAAGGCGGTATCGTTGATAGTCCGCAGGGACGCGAGAATCAGGGTGTGCTGGTTTATGGAGCGCCGGAGGCCGTTTCAAGAATTCAAAAAGCCGGCATGAACTGCCGAACCCTTACGGATCCGATTTTCCCGAAAGACGGCCTTTACTCGGTCTTTTTCATTTTATCCGGAGACGACCAGATAAACTTAGTCCTTTGCCGCGCGGCAAAGGATTTTGATCCCGGGATCTTTGTCATTGCGCGATGTAACGACCCTGAGCTGAGTGAAATTTTTGAAGTTGCCGGGGCAAACCGTTTGCTGCGGTTGGATGAATCGGTTGATTCTCTGCTGGCAGAACTGCGGGGGATTTGTAAATGA
- a CDS encoding LysR family transcriptional regulator — MFDNIFDNKEQIYEVYKEQSFSKAAKNMYISQPSLSAMVKRAEKSIGSEIFDRSSSPIRLTECGKQYIQCIEQIMELEHNFTNYMMDMKNLKTGSFSIGGSNLFASYILPPLIMAFNQKYPYIKIELVEDRTPWLIDQLSVGALDFIIENYELDEKIYERNFYQTEHLLLAVPKSFPVNRKLNSYQLSLKSIQDGTYLSSDVPSVPLGQLSQEPFILLKSNNDTSQRSLKLCKQSGFAPKVLLYLDQQVTAYNIACLGMGCCFVSDTLIRFRPAHDHVAYYKLQGNDAERNIYFYYKHNKYLTFAMKEFLQVIERHA; from the coding sequence GTGTTTGACAACATTTTTGACAATAAAGAACAGATATATGAAGTTTATAAGGAACAGAGTTTTTCCAAGGCCGCGAAAAACATGTATATTTCCCAGCCTTCCCTCAGCGCCATGGTGAAGCGCGCGGAGAAAAGCATCGGCAGCGAAATATTTGACAGAAGCAGCAGCCCGATCCGTTTGACAGAGTGCGGAAAGCAATATATCCAATGTATTGAGCAAATCATGGAGCTGGAACATAATTTCACAAACTACATGATGGACATGAAAAACTTAAAGACGGGCAGTTTCTCCATTGGCGGCAGCAATTTGTTTGCCTCCTACATTTTGCCGCCGCTGATTATGGCCTTCAACCAGAAGTACCCTTATATCAAAATCGAGCTGGTGGAGGACCGCACCCCCTGGCTGATCGACCAGTTGTCCGTGGGTGCGCTGGATTTTATTATCGAAAATTATGAGCTGGATGAAAAAATTTACGAAAGAAATTTCTATCAGACGGAACATCTCCTGCTTGCGGTCCCAAAGTCGTTTCCTGTCAATCGAAAATTGAATTCTTATCAGTTGAGTCTGAAATCAATTCAGGACGGCACCTATTTATCCTCGGACGTGCCCTCCGTCCCATTGGGACAGCTTTCGCAGGAGCCTTTTATTCTTCTGAAAAGCAATAACGACACATCACAGAGGAGTTTGAAATTATGCAAGCAAAGCGGATTTGCGCCTAAAGTTCTGCTGTATCTGGATCAACAGGTAACCGCATACAATATTGCCTGCTTGGGGATGGGCTGCTGTTTTGTCAGCGACACGCTGATTCGCTTCCGCCCCGCCCATGATCATGTGGCGTATTACAAATTACAGGGAAATGACGCAGAGCGAAATATCTATTTTTACTATAAACACAATAAGTACCTGACCTTTGCCATGAAAGAATTTTTACAGGTAATCGAGCGCCACGCTTAA
- a CDS encoding aminotransferase class I/II-fold pyridoxal phosphate-dependent enzyme, translating into MKNSITSLTPNALTALKTELEREYQDYVRRDLKLDMSRGKPAPKQLDLCNGMLSMDLKYRTENGTDARNYGVMDGLPECKAFFAELLDLDPKQIVIGGNSSLAMMYDQVSRLMLFGTGVEPAWKTCQDAGRKIKFLCPVPGYDRHFKICEAMNIEMIPVPLHEDGPDMELISGLVRADEMIKGIWCVPLYSNPQGVCYSDQVVGQLANLETAAKDFRIFWDNAYAIHPIYQAVPLASIFKAVNRSGGENRIYYFFSTSKISFPGAGVAMMASGAKSIAEIKKHMSAQTISYDKLNQLRHLQYFQSADGMKGHMRELADLLRPKFDMVLSKLQDQLGGTGLAKWSTPRGGYFISLDTYPGCAKEVVSLAGQAGVKLTEAGATYPYGLDENDSNIRIAPSYPELEELDTAMDLLCICVKLAGVDKLLRIQEG; encoded by the coding sequence TTGAAGAATTCCATTACCTCTCTGACCCCAAATGCATTAACTGCGTTGAAAACAGAATTGGAGCGGGAATATCAGGATTATGTCCGGCGGGACCTCAAACTGGACATGTCGCGCGGAAAACCTGCCCCAAAGCAGCTGGACCTGTGCAACGGCATGCTTTCCATGGACCTGAAATACCGGACAGAAAACGGAACAGACGCCAGAAATTACGGAGTTATGGACGGTCTGCCGGAATGCAAGGCGTTTTTTGCGGAGCTGCTTGACCTGGACCCAAAGCAAATTGTGATTGGCGGGAATTCGAGCCTCGCCATGATGTACGATCAGGTCAGCCGGCTCATGCTGTTTGGGACCGGCGTGGAGCCGGCGTGGAAAACCTGCCAGGATGCGGGGCGCAAAATTAAGTTCCTATGCCCTGTCCCCGGATATGACCGGCATTTTAAAATCTGTGAAGCGATGAACATTGAAATGATCCCCGTTCCGCTCCATGAAGACGGGCCGGATATGGAGCTGATTTCCGGTCTGGTCCGTGCGGACGAAATGATAAAGGGCATCTGGTGCGTCCCGCTGTATTCCAATCCGCAGGGGGTCTGTTACAGCGATCAGGTCGTCGGTCAGCTGGCAAACCTTGAGACGGCTGCAAAAGATTTCAGGATTTTTTGGGATAACGCTTACGCGATCCACCCGATCTATCAGGCGGTTCCTCTGGCGTCTATTTTCAAAGCGGTAAATCGCAGCGGCGGTGAAAACCGGATCTATTACTTCTTTTCCACGTCGAAAATTTCATTCCCCGGCGCCGGCGTCGCCATGATGGCTTCCGGAGCAAAGAGCATTGCGGAAATTAAAAAGCATATGTCGGCACAGACCATAAGCTACGATAAGCTGAACCAGCTCAGGCACCTCCAATATTTTCAAAGCGCGGACGGCATGAAGGGGCATATGCGGGAGCTCGCCGATTTGCTGCGGCCCAAATTCGACATGGTTCTCTCTAAGCTTCAGGACCAGCTGGGGGGAACGGGTCTGGCCAAATGGAGCACCCCAAGGGGCGGGTATTTTATCTCTTTGGATACCTATCCCGGCTGCGCAAAAGAAGTCGTGTCCCTGGCCGGTCAGGCGGGTGTCAAGCTGACGGAGGCGGGTGCAACCTATCCATACGGATTGGATGAGAACGACAGCAATATCCGAATCGCGCCGTCTTATCCGGAGCTGGAAGAACTGGACACGGCCATGGATTTGCTGTGCATTTGTGTTAAACTGGCGGGCGTGGACAAATTGCTGAGAATTCAGGAAGGATGA
- a CDS encoding Glu/Leu/Phe/Val family dehydrogenase, with protein MNQTYNPYDNVLAVVKRAAAILGYKESDYEAVNYPERELKVAVPVVMDDGTVKVFEGFRVQHSTSRGPAKGGVRFHPNVNLDEVKALAAWMTFKCAVVNIPYGGAKGGVICDPSELSDREIRAITRRYTAAIAPLIGPEQDIPAPDVGTNADVMGWMMDTYSMLKGHCVQSVVTGKPLELGGALGRHEATGRGVMFTVKNILSKLNLPVKGTTVAVQGMGNVGSVTAKLLDREGMKILAVSDVSGGIYREDGLNIPEIEDYLAKDRKNLLKDYQGEGVRHIGNDELLTSKVTLLIPAALENQINESNVDRIQARVIVEAANGPTTAEADKVLNQKGVVLVPDILANAGGVVVSYFEWVQNIQSVSWTEEVVNVKLKAIMDTAFQAVWDIKQEKNTDTRTAAYLIAVKRVVEAKKARGIWP; from the coding sequence ATGAATCAGACATATAATCCCTATGACAATGTACTTGCGGTCGTAAAGCGGGCCGCTGCCATATTAGGTTACAAGGAAAGCGATTACGAGGCCGTCAATTATCCGGAAAGGGAGTTGAAAGTTGCGGTTCCGGTCGTGATGGACGACGGGACGGTCAAAGTGTTTGAAGGGTTCCGTGTGCAGCACTCCACCTCCAGAGGGCCGGCGAAAGGCGGTGTGCGGTTTCATCCCAATGTCAATCTGGACGAAGTCAAGGCGTTGGCCGCGTGGATGACCTTTAAATGCGCGGTGGTCAATATTCCCTACGGCGGAGCCAAGGGCGGCGTCATCTGCGACCCTTCCGAATTGTCCGACCGTGAAATCCGCGCGATCACCAGAAGATATACGGCGGCCATTGCTCCGCTCATCGGGCCGGAGCAGGACATTCCCGCCCCGGATGTCGGGACAAACGCGGACGTTATGGGATGGATGATGGACACCTACAGCATGCTGAAAGGCCACTGCGTGCAGAGCGTCGTGACCGGAAAACCGCTCGAACTGGGCGGGGCGCTGGGAAGACATGAGGCTACGGGGCGCGGCGTCATGTTTACGGTTAAAAACATTCTAAGCAAATTGAATCTTCCGGTGAAGGGGACGACGGTGGCCGTTCAGGGCATGGGCAATGTGGGAAGCGTCACCGCCAAGCTGTTGGACCGGGAAGGGATGAAAATTCTGGCGGTCAGCGATGTGTCCGGCGGAATCTATCGGGAAGACGGCCTGAATATTCCGGAAATCGAGGATTATCTGGCGAAGGATCGGAAAAATCTGTTGAAAGACTATCAGGGCGAAGGGGTAAGGCATATTGGAAACGATGAGTTGCTGACGTCCAAAGTGACATTGCTGATCCCCGCGGCTTTGGAGAATCAGATCAACGAATCGAACGTGGACCGCATCCAGGCCAGGGTGATCGTCGAAGCGGCCAACGGGCCCACGACGGCGGAAGCGGATAAGGTCCTGAACCAAAAGGGAGTTGTCCTGGTCCCGGATATTCTGGCCAACGCCGGCGGCGTGGTTGTATCGTATTTTGAATGGGTGCAGAATATTCAGTCGGTCAGTTGGACGGAAGAAGTTGTAAATGTAAAATTAAAAGCGATTATGGATACCGCATTCCAGGCGGTTTGGGATATCAAGCAGGAAAAGAATACAGATACCCGCACGGCGGCTTATCTAATCGCCGTCAAGCGGGTTGTGGAAGCCAAGAAAGCCAGGGGAATCTGGCCGTAA
- a CDS encoding citrate/2-methylcitrate synthase encodes MVERLEESHAAHFRQLLQYCVQSHKIDPDLYTEYDVKRGLRDSNGNGVLTGLTKISDVVGYDVEDGKKVPAAGRLYYQGYDIRNLVEGFIGHRFSFETSVYLLLFGILPTKDQLRPFVAMLAEMHSISGSFLRDVILKASNSNIMNALQRCVLTLYTYDREAEDVSVSNVLRQSLQLIAKLPAIAVYSYYAYKHFRKDNTLLIRNPKKDFSIAENILWMLREDGCFTPLEAEALDIALVLHAEHGGGNNSTFTDHVVTSSGTDTYSAIAASIGSLKGPKHGGANLKVQDMFEDIMENCGDWENEEELSAYLTKILNQQAFDRKGLIYGIGHAVYTESDPRAVILKDLAEKLAREKGLQEEFKLYDRVERLSKPLVAQHRRLFKPICANVDFYSGLIYRMLGIPKELFTSIFAISRLAGWSAHRLEELVNQGKIIRPAYQYVGSHKNLVR; translated from the coding sequence ATAGTGGAAAGACTGGAAGAATCTCATGCCGCGCACTTTCGGCAGCTGCTGCAGTACTGCGTTCAGTCACATAAAATAGATCCTGATTTATATACGGAATACGATGTAAAAAGGGGGCTTCGCGATTCAAACGGGAATGGTGTTCTGACCGGCCTCACCAAAATTTCCGACGTAGTCGGGTACGATGTTGAAGACGGGAAAAAAGTCCCGGCCGCGGGCCGTTTGTACTATCAGGGATATGATATTCGCAATCTGGTGGAAGGCTTTATCGGACATCGTTTTTCCTTTGAAACATCTGTTTATCTTCTGCTTTTCGGAATTCTTCCAACGAAGGATCAGCTGCGGCCATTTGTCGCTATGCTCGCTGAGATGCACAGCATTTCCGGAAGCTTTTTGCGGGATGTCATTCTGAAGGCTTCCAATTCCAACATCATGAACGCCTTACAGAGATGTGTCCTGACTCTATATACCTATGATCGGGAGGCGGAGGACGTTTCGGTTTCCAACGTTTTGCGGCAGTCTTTGCAGCTGATCGCAAAGCTGCCCGCGATTGCCGTTTATTCCTACTATGCATACAAGCACTTTCGGAAGGACAACACGCTGCTGATACGGAATCCCAAAAAAGATTTTTCCATTGCTGAAAATATTTTGTGGATGCTCCGGGAAGACGGATGCTTTACACCTTTGGAGGCGGAGGCTTTGGACATCGCGCTGGTCCTGCACGCCGAACACGGGGGAGGGAACAATTCCACTTTCACCGATCATGTTGTCACTTCCTCCGGTACCGACACTTATTCCGCGATTGCGGCTTCCATCGGGTCGCTGAAAGGTCCGAAGCACGGCGGGGCAAATCTGAAAGTACAGGATATGTTTGAAGACATTATGGAAAATTGCGGCGATTGGGAAAATGAAGAAGAATTATCCGCTTATTTGACAAAAATACTGAATCAACAGGCATTTGACCGGAAAGGGCTGATTTACGGAATAGGGCACGCGGTTTATACGGAATCGGATCCGAGGGCCGTCATCCTGAAGGACCTGGCTGAAAAGCTGGCACGGGAAAAAGGGCTGCAGGAGGAATTCAAACTTTATGACCGGGTGGAAAGACTCTCGAAACCTCTGGTCGCGCAGCACCGTCGTTTGTTTAAACCGATCTGCGCGAACGTCGATTTTTACAGCGGATTGATTTACCGTATGCTGGGGATCCCCAAAGAGTTGTTCACTTCCATATTTGCCATTTCAAGACTTGCCGGATGGAGCGCGCACCGGCTGGAGGAATTGGTGAATCAGGGAAAGATTATACGCCCTGCGTATCAATACGTAGGATCACATAAAAACCTCGTTCGTTAA
- a CDS encoding dicarboxylate/amino acid:cation symporter, with the protein MKKKQLSLPAWIGIAMGAGIILGGILWAAMGVKAAEAFTTSYIKPFGTIFINLLKFVVVPIVLLSIIDGIVSMKDIKKVGSIGWKTMAYFLATTAIACVIGLVIASFFEGFFPVLKMSETQAFHAGDKTSIMDTIVDIFPSNLWLSLSSASMLQVIVIAILFGAGILMVGEKGKLATDVVSSFYAVMMKVMMFIISISPIGVFCLMTWVVASQGPQILGSLTIVLAAAYLGYILHAVIVYSMSVKAFAGMSPMRFFRSIIPAVVFAFSSSSSIATLPISKQCCDKMDVDPEISSFVLPLGATINMDGTAIYQCVATVFIACCVGVHLSMSQMVLIVVTATLASIGTAGTTGAGVIMLTMVLQAIGIDPTYIGLIFGIDRLFDMGRTTVNIVGDISCSVCVHHWESGKLASKKAAVQ; encoded by the coding sequence ATGAAAAAGAAGCAACTGTCACTTCCTGCCTGGATTGGAATCGCAATGGGCGCGGGAATTATTTTGGGAGGAATTCTTTGGGCGGCCATGGGCGTTAAGGCCGCGGAAGCATTTACCACAAGCTACATAAAACCCTTCGGCACAATTTTTATCAATCTGCTGAAATTTGTCGTTGTTCCAATTGTCCTGCTGTCCATCATCGATGGGATTGTCTCCATGAAGGACATCAAGAAAGTGGGGTCCATCGGCTGGAAAACCATGGCTTATTTTCTGGCCACCACGGCGATTGCCTGCGTGATCGGGCTGGTAATCGCAAGCTTTTTCGAAGGCTTTTTCCCGGTTCTGAAGATGTCTGAGACCCAGGCATTCCATGCCGGAGATAAGACTTCCATTATGGATACGATTGTTGACATCTTCCCCAGTAATCTGTGGTTGTCTTTGTCCAGCGCCTCCATGCTGCAAGTCATTGTAATTGCCATTCTGTTCGGGGCGGGCATTCTGATGGTCGGTGAAAAGGGAAAGCTGGCAACGGATGTTGTTTCGTCCTTTTACGCGGTTATGATGAAAGTGATGATGTTCATCATCAGCATATCGCCCATCGGTGTTTTCTGCCTGATGACCTGGGTCGTTGCGAGCCAGGGCCCTCAGATTTTGGGGAGCCTTACCATCGTGCTTGCCGCAGCCTATCTCGGTTATATCCTGCACGCCGTCATTGTATACAGCATGTCGGTCAAGGCATTTGCCGGCATGAGTCCGATGAGATTCTTCCGAAGCATTATTCCGGCTGTTGTTTTCGCGTTCTCTTCATCCTCATCCATTGCGACACTGCCCATTTCAAAGCAATGCTGTGACAAGATGGACGTGGATCCGGAAATCTCATCGTTCGTCCTGCCTTTAGGCGCAACAATCAATATGGACGGCACTGCGATTTATCAATGCGTTGCCACCGTCTTTATCGCTTGCTGCGTGGGGGTCCATCTCTCCATGAGCCAAATGGTTCTGATTGTGGTCACCGCAACCCTGGCGTCCATCGGGACGGCCGGCACCACCGGCGCCGGCGTTATCATGCTGACCATGGTTCTGCAAGCGATCGGGATTGATCCCACCTACATTGGCCTGATCTTCGGCATTGACCGTCTGTTTGACATGGGCCGCACCACTGTGAATATTGTAGGGGATATTTCCTGCTCTGTCTGCGTGCACCACTGGGAGTCCGGCAAACTTGCCAGTAAGAAAGCCGCCGTTCAATAA
- a CDS encoding Rid family detoxifying hydrolase: MFAKVSTSQAPGAIGPYSQAIKTEKSLYISGQTPVNPASGKIDADSVEQQAEQVMKNIGAILASQGMDYGNVVKTTCFLSDMKNFAAFNRVYGKYFTEKPARSCVAVKEIPLGALCEVEAIAVI, from the coding sequence ATGTTTGCGAAGGTCAGTACAAGTCAGGCTCCGGGCGCAATCGGCCCTTACTCTCAGGCAATTAAAACGGAAAAATCCCTGTACATTTCCGGGCAGACGCCGGTGAATCCGGCATCCGGGAAAATCGACGCGGACAGCGTTGAACAACAGGCAGAACAGGTCATGAAAAACATCGGTGCAATCCTTGCCAGCCAAGGGATGGATTACGGAAATGTTGTTAAAACGACTTGCTTTCTCTCCGATATGAAAAATTTTGCGGCTTTTAACAGGGTCTACGGGAAATATTTTACCGAAAAGCCGGCGCGTTCCTGCGTTGCGGTGAAGGAGATCCCGCTCGGCGCTCTATGTGAAGTAGAGGCGATCGCTGTCATTTGA
- a CDS encoding MalY/PatB family protein, translating to MRKEYQDRCFPDRRGTHSRKWDDMISKFGRDDLLPLWVADMDFKAPACVQDALHRLVDQGSFGYFKVPEAYYTNFIQWEKNRHHYDIKKEWIRFSPGVVCGLHWFVEIMSNPGDAVIMFSPVYYPFMHAATDTGRKLVTTPLVNQNGYYTPDFDRFEKDIVKNGARIFLLCSPHNPVCRVWKPEELKRILDICRKHHVFVISDEIHHDLLFHGSIHIPAATVGSYDDMLVTLTAPSKTFNLAGLQNSYVIIPSGEIRERFDDYLLYLRIKNGNSCGYAAAEAAYAGGGAWLAAVLEEIEGNYDFLRETVTEKFPRVVFSPLEGTYLSWIDLGGYVPHSELKDFVMDKCHLAPDFGDWFYQEGTEDTHIRINLATPRENIKKVSERLIRGLETYITSQK from the coding sequence ATGCGTAAAGAATACCAAGACAGATGCTTCCCCGACCGTCGCGGCACTCATAGCCGCAAATGGGACGATATGATTTCAAAATTCGGCAGGGACGACCTGCTGCCGCTCTGGGTCGCCGACATGGATTTCAAAGCGCCGGCCTGCGTCCAAGACGCGCTGCATCGTCTGGTCGATCAGGGGTCATTCGGCTATTTTAAGGTTCCGGAAGCCTATTACACGAACTTCATTCAATGGGAAAAAAATCGTCATCATTACGATATCAAAAAGGAGTGGATCCGCTTCTCCCCCGGCGTTGTCTGCGGGCTTCACTGGTTCGTGGAAATCATGTCGAATCCCGGTGACGCGGTCATCATGTTTTCGCCGGTCTATTATCCCTTTATGCACGCGGCTACCGATACCGGGCGCAAATTGGTAACGACGCCTCTCGTCAATCAGAACGGATATTACACGCCGGATTTCGACCGGTTTGAAAAAGATATCGTCAAGAACGGAGCAAGAATATTTTTACTCTGCAGCCCTCATAACCCGGTATGCAGGGTATGGAAGCCGGAAGAACTGAAAAGGATCCTGGATATCTGCAGAAAGCACCATGTCTTCGTCATTTCCGATGAAATCCATCACGACCTGCTGTTTCATGGTTCGATCCATATTCCAGCGGCAACGGTCGGAAGTTACGACGATATGCTTGTCACACTGACCGCGCCGAGCAAGACGTTCAATCTGGCTGGCCTGCAGAATTCCTACGTTATCATTCCAAGCGGGGAAATACGCGAAAGGTTTGACGACTATCTGCTCTATCTGAGAATTAAAAATGGCAACAGCTGCGGTTATGCGGCGGCCGAGGCCGCTTACGCAGGAGGAGGAGCCTGGCTGGCCGCGGTTCTGGAAGAAATTGAAGGGAATTACGATTTTCTGCGCGAGACCGTGACGGAGAAATTCCCAAGAGTTGTGTTCTCTCCTCTGGAGGGGACTTACCTGAGCTGGATCGATCTGGGCGGCTATGTCCCCCATTCCGAACTGAAGGATTTCGTTATGGACAAATGTCACCTTGCCCCCGATTTTGGAGACTGGTTTTATCAGGAGGGCACGGAGGACACTCACATCCGGATCAATCTGGCCACCCCAAGGGAAAATATTAAAAAAGTTTCAGAACGTCTCATTCGAGGACTGGAAACATATATTACAAGTCAAAAATAA
- a CDS encoding NAD(P)-dependent malic enzyme, translating to MNIYDESLKAHEKWNGKIEVMSRCPIRTREDLSLAYTPGVAEPCREIAKNYGRSWDLTRRGNLIAVVTDGSAVLGLGNIGPAAAMPVMEGKCALFKEFGDVDAFPICVDTQDTDKLVDTIHLISKSFGGINLEDIAAPRCFEVEKRLKQLCDIPVFHDDQHGTAIVVAAALINAFKVTGKKMGEAKIVINGAGAAGIAIGSLLLDMGFGNVILCDHKGAIYEGRADLNPTKQEMAAVTNRKKCTGSLADALRGADVFIGVSRPDLVTAEMVSTMNKPIVFALANPTPEIMPDEAKKGGALVIGTGRSDFPNQINNVLVFPGIFKGALEARAAEITESMKHCAAKAIAGLIPEDKLSPEYIIPSAFDKTVADAVADAVVREWSARR from the coding sequence ATGAACATATACGACGAATCCTTAAAAGCGCACGAAAAATGGAATGGAAAGATCGAGGTGATGTCCCGCTGCCCGATCCGGACGCGGGAGGACCTCTCCCTCGCCTATACGCCGGGAGTGGCGGAGCCGTGCCGGGAAATTGCGAAGAACTACGGCAGATCGTGGGATCTGACGCGCAGGGGGAACCTGATCGCCGTCGTTACGGACGGCTCGGCGGTGCTCGGGCTGGGAAACATCGGCCCAGCCGCGGCGATGCCGGTCATGGAGGGAAAATGCGCCCTGTTCAAGGAGTTCGGGGACGTGGACGCCTTCCCGATCTGCGTCGACACGCAGGACACGGACAAGCTGGTCGATACCATTCACCTGATCTCCAAGAGCTTCGGCGGGATCAATCTGGAGGATATCGCCGCTCCCCGGTGCTTTGAGGTGGAAAAAAGGCTGAAACAGCTCTGTGATATTCCGGTCTTCCACGACGACCAGCACGGCACCGCCATTGTCGTCGCCGCCGCCCTGATCAACGCCTTCAAGGTGACCGGCAAGAAAATGGGCGAAGCAAAGATCGTCATCAACGGCGCCGGCGCCGCCGGCATCGCGATCGGCAGCCTTCTGCTGGACATGGGATTCGGCAACGTCATTCTGTGCGACCACAAAGGCGCAATCTACGAGGGCCGCGCAGACCTAAATCCGACCAAGCAAGAGATGGCCGCCGTAACGAACCGCAAAAAATGCACCGGTAGCCTTGCAGACGCCCTGCGCGGCGCGGACGTCTTCATCGGGGTCTCCCGCCCCGATCTGGTCACGGCGGAGATGGTTTCAACCATGAACAAACCGATCGTCTTCGCCCTGGCGAACCCCACGCCGGAGATCATGCCGGACGAAGCCAAAAAGGGCGGTGCCCTTGTCATCGGCACCGGCCGCTCCGACTTCCCGAATCAGATCAACAACGTCCTCGTCTTTCCCGGCATCTTCAAGGGCGCGCTGGAAGCCCGCGCGGCGGAAATCACGGAGTCCATGAAACACTGCGCCGCGAAGGCGATTGCGGGCCTGATCCCCGAGGACAAGCTCAGCCCTGAATACATTATCCCTTCCGCCTTTGACAAAACCGTCGCGGATGCCGTTGCGGATGCCGTCGTGCGGGAGTGGTCAGCCCGGCGGTGA